The Theileria equi strain WA chromosome 2 map unlocalized gcontig_1105316255037, whole genome shotgun sequence genomic sequence GACAAAAGCCAGGCCATAACATCCTTTATCGACTCTTGTCTCTTCAGGTTTTGCGTTTCTTCATTCGGAATCTCAGCTGTCTCAGATAATAGAAGTGCTACAATATTACCGGAAAACGCAGCATCTACATCTATTAAATCAGCGCCCATGAGTAtcataacttttaaaacGCAAAGACGGTTAGACTGTTCAGGTTCAGAATCGTTAGTAGGTGCTGTAGAATTGCAGATATATAACCAATCTCCTCGTCGGACCGTACCACTAAATACGCGAGAAAATGCGATAAAATCTCCAGCACGTTCATCCCCCTGTAATACATCTCTGGTAAGACGCATATGTCTTAAATCTGATCCTAAAAATTTTGCGATATGTACTACTACAGGAGCAGACGAATGTGATTGTATAATATgatcatatttttcatatGATAATATCGCTGGGCATATTTTTTTGAGGCGTTTTCTAGCTGCGGAACTTGGGTCAGGTAGTGAATCAACGATGAGACGTAGCATTCCGCTGCATAATGGGAGCCAGTTGCTCATGATTGCCTGTAATAACTCGTCTCGTTCATCGGAGCTTGGAAGTTTCGGGTTTTCTAGCAATTTCAACTGCCTTGTGGACAATTTGGTACTGGAGTGTGTAACAAGTTTAGTTATATATTCCGTATTCCATGAAATAATTGCATCATAAGCTGTCCATATTTGTTGAAGTACAAATTGAACAAACATTGGCTTTTCGTCGCCTTTACAAACCTTTACAGATTTTGTTTTGTTGCAAAAATAATAGCCTCCCCAAAGCGCCTTCTGAAGGGCATCAACTTTATTTTGGGAAATACCTAATTTGTTGGCAACTTGACATACAAACTCTGGTATATAAATGCACCAACGATGTATAGCACTGCAAAATGCTACATTTCCTTCAGCTGGAGAATAAAACCATTTCTCGCTCTTTGTGATATTAGGTAAATCCTCATTTTTAATGActtcttccatatacaGCTGATAAATTAGTGCGTTAGCTTGTTCTACTAAACTGTACATACGTCTGTATGCTTCTAGAGGGGTCATGTGTAAGCCCAAAATCAACTTGTCAAGCTTATTCAAAACTAGGACCgttttaacattttcatGCCATGCTTGCCTCAAAACTGCCTTAGTTTGAGGACATATTCCTTCGACTACATCGACAATCAAAAGAGCTCCATCGCATAAACGGGCAGCGGTAGAAACCTCAACAGAGAAGTCAACATGTCCCGGGGAATCTACAAGATTAATCAATCTAGGACTATGATTAGTTGTTTCTTTAGTATTTTTGTCTGAATTTATCCCTGGTTTTGAGTATAGTAACGATATACTGGAGGATTTTATTGTAATCATGCGACGTTGTTCATCATCACGGTTATCCAGGTATCTCAGCTTTCCGGAAAGTCTTTCACTTATAATACCAACGCTTGAAATTAAACTATCTGATAATGTGGTCTTTCCATGGTCAACGTGAGCTAAAAAGCATACGTTCCGAATGTTCTCCGTCAATCCTAGGACATCTGTAACATCTTTCATTCTTTATGCCGATTGAGACATAAAACTCAGCAATAGTATAAAAAATACACACTAACAAGATGGAAGGCTTTCCATGCCAGGAGCAGTCCGCATAATAGATGGTTTAATATAGACGAAAATATATTATTTCTATTCTACTACAGTAATGTGTATTTCCTTGAATGATGGGAAATCGGTGTTTCTGAATGTGGAACCGTAGCCCAAAAGAATAACGTAAGAACCGAGGGGAACGTCCTTCTCGATTACGAGTGTAGCGGCGGAACGCTCAGGGGCGCCAGATACGAGAATACCCGAGCTAGCAGAGCCTAAATTGTTTAGTATAGATTAATGTATCTAAACCTTTAAGGGTATGGAACTTGCTAACACTTATGTGATGGTTTTTGCATCCATTCTCTGATCGGTTTTCCTTGTGTTCCTTGGTTAAAACATCTCTTAGAGCATCATGATAATTTCCACTCTTGATAGGATATGAACCCTTTGGATATACATCAAGGCACATCCATTCAAATCCAGTAGTTATTTGGCTATCCAAATGTATCGTAAATACCTCATCATTTACCATTGCGGATTTGCTCACCATTAGAGTATGCGGATCAGAGGTCAATCCATCCTTATGTCCACCCAAGTAAATCACACCGCCTCTGCATATTTCTGTCAATTTGTAATTTAAACGTACTCCGGCGTTGATGAATGATGAGCTGAACATGAAGGTGCCGTCATTGTATTTGGATTAATAGCAATCGAAGAGTTTATTAAAGAATTTATTAATATGATAAGAAAGAATGaatttatacaaaaatTCATTTTGAACAGGGAAGGTACACTACAAGATTGAATTGTGATTCTACCCAACCAAAGGATATACCAATCACAATCATTCAGTACATTCCAAGATCTAAATATGTAGATTCTGTCTTTCGGCAGAGATAAAATTTGCAGATCTAATGGTTTTAGGTACAAACCAGATGAGATTAAGAACAAATTTCCGTAACCGTCCCTATACGATAAATTCCCTCAACCATTGGACTTCTAGGAGTTATTAAATTATACTAGTTTGATTTAGCAAATTCATATCCAGATGTGTACCTTCCAAGAGCCAATCAATGAAAATTTGAATCCAAGTTGTGTCTCTGCCCCTACTAAGGTCTACAACTCAGGTGTAGAGCTATTTCTATCCTTTAAAGCATACTTTTCTCCAAAGGTTACTCATACTTTCAATATGCTTAGCGTATAAGCCATTTGTATGCTGTGGGGACCCAGCTCGGATTCTATCTGTAGTTTATCGTTAAATCTACAGTTTAGTGCAGATATACGCCCACAATATATATTACATCCGTATAATTAGTACATACGACGCATATTATACGAACACAAACCCGCGGGTTGTGCTTTACTCGTAATTATTTTTTCTTTGACTTTACATAGTTTAAAATCGCCTATATAGTAGCACTACTGGATAATagtttgataaaatgaAGAGAAGCTTGGAAGAGTCCACTAATTTAGAAGTGGAAGGAGCTGAAGCTCATGATTCCGCTGATAAAAATCCTTTACTTTCGCATATTTCGGAGTTTGATGAAGGTAATTAGTCTTAAAATTGTAATACAATGATATGCAGTTCAGAAGAAATTGCTTCAATTAGACGAAGAGTGTGCAAATGAACAGATGGAGTTACAAAGAAAGTATGACCAAAAGAAGCAACCATTCTTTAAGAAACGTCAAGTAAGACCTACATaattatatccaaaacttGTGCAGGAAATAATTGAAAAAGTTCCGGGATTTTGGTGTAAAGCCTTGACACACCATCCAGCACTTAGCTATCTTACTTCCGCCGATTTGCCGATTCTTGAGCACCTAAAGGGGATAGATTTACAAGACAACCTAGATAACAACGGATCATATAAATTAACACTAGAATTTTCCGAAAAGGCGAAGGAATACATGAGCCCCCTAGTTTTGGTAAAACATGTGGAATTCGATATAAACAAAGAGACAGTAAAAGAATGTACAAAAATAACATGGAAACCCGGAAAAAGTCCAATAGAAGAAGCTTTAAAGGCTAGAAACAATGACAGATGTATTGACTGGTCAATTTTTGAATGGTTCacagaggaagaatgggTAGATCGTCCAGATGTCGGCGAGATAATACGCAGGGAGATTTGGCACGCCCCTCTAGCGTACTATATGGATACTGTCGCCATGGATTATTTTGATGACGAATACAATATTGttgatgatgaagagcTCTAAAATCACTTGAATATTTATACTAACAATTGAAGTTTTGAGTACAGTGGAATACTCTTATCTGCATTGGTATCTATATAAAACTTTAGTAGCTTAGTAGCATCATCTAAAGATATCACTGGGGTACAATCTAGAGATCTACCCCTGAAGTATCTGCAAAAAATCTGCTGATTTCTCTTTTTTGACACATACAATCCCCAGAAATAATCTTCATCAACTATTTTAATATTCTCTAAATCCCCTAGTATCTTCAGAATATCAGTGTTTCTACTCTCCAGAAGAGAAACAAGTGGAGTTAGATCTTCAATTTCGTTTCCTAAACCTAGTAGTGCGCTAACGACGTGCTCatttatacaaaaataATTTGAGATTGGTAGGATTTTAACAAGATTGTTGAAATTCAGATGATTTATCCTTTGAAGTACGATGGACTTTATTGTATCACATTTTGGAAGTATTCCATATGTATGCATGCACAGCATTAAAGAAGTTAGGTTCCTAGTTTTAAGTTTGATCTTTTTATCACTTACCATATCCACCAGAGATCTTATGTTAATTTTTACTAATTCTAAGATTTCAGAATTGTCTCTATAAATTAGAAAATGGATTCTTAAAAATAGATCACAAAGCATTCCAATCTCATGGCTAGataaattttcaaaattccCGTCTAATGCCTTCAAAAACGAATACCCAATTTCTGGAGAAAAAAAACCATACTTATTCATCAGCGTAACGTATAGGATACGATAAGATGGATTATCCAAACTGGTGGATAAAAAGTATGAATATTGCAAGGAAAAGGCTTTTGTAAgttcttccatttttttTAGACATAACGAGTCAACTTCATTCAATGCTGGAATATATGTTCGAATTCTCAGGGAGACTATTCTGTCAATATGGGATAATAATCGTAGAGATTCAAGTGAGTTGGTACAAACAAGCGCAGATGCACCCATTTCGCTTGTGACTTTAAGTGCGCATTCAATTAATGCGAGTGGAATTGCACTATCCGCCTTTGAAAAATGGTCACAAATGGCTGTCACAAGCAAATAATATATGCACATGCTCTGCTTTATCATCAGATCGCTAAATTTCATGGTTTGAAGGAAGATCATTGATAGTTTGGCGATCTcattcttgaaaatataatacGATTTTTCAACTGCTGAATAGTTAACAATGTGAACATAATCCAAatatttcatcaaaattatTACATTACCAAACATtttgataaagagtttgCTATTGTTATAATACAATGCATTTTTAACATCTTTTTGGTAGTCATTTTGACCTAAACGGGACTCGGAATTATCAAGGTTGGCACTAACATTCAAATAAGCATTTCTAAACTTGATTATTACGGAATGAGCTACattcaaaaaatttttgaaGCCATGATTACAGTAATTTGAAGTAAAGAGCGTGATTAAATTTGTAGGAAACACGTGTGTAGCCTGTGCAAGGAAGGAAAGGGACCTTCTTATTTGATGGATATCAATATTGTTATTCTTAATATGAAGATTGTTATCATCATTCCACTTTGTGtatgagtatatttttaaaaagcgttttataaatttgagCATCAATCTTTCTTCTACCTTGCTCAACAATTTTTGATCGCTGAATAAAATATCCAGTGTTCTTACAACTGCCATCAGATCAAACTTGTctatttcatccttgttaCTATCCATAAATGTTAGCATGAGATGCTTTGTAATTTTAGAGTCCAAATGCTTGCAAAATGACAATCTGGACCATAACTTCCAGAGGGCTTTATAGCTAATAATTTGCTTAGTAGTCAGTAATTTCCcaacatttttgtttatagTAGATGATTTTCCATAAAGAGGGGAATTATGAACATTAATAATCTCCGCGGAACCGGAGGAGTAATGTTCCTCTATGATGGAATTTACTCTATTCAACAACGTGTGTAGAATTAAAtctatccttttatttACTAGATCATTTCTCGATTTAAACCCTATCAACATCTCCAACAAAGTGTACACGTGACCAAAATTCCAATTCTCTAGTACTTTTATGGTATAGTCCGAGAGGAAGATCCATAATTCCTGACTATCATTCTTCTTACGTACCAGGTTCGATATAGAATATAAAACTATAACCTCGTTATCTCCACTAACTTGAATCTCATCGTCGGAATCCCTCTTAATCGGAAGCCCTGGCcttgaggaagaagggTGTTTCGATGTTTCTAAAGAGGCGGATCCTTGGCTAAATCTTGCCTCATTTTGATCTTCATATTTGTATTCAGATAGTAACTTTACATTTCTTACTAAATCGTCAAATTCAGTCCTAGAATTCGCTActtttataccatttaaTAAAGAATGGATAACACTTTCAGAAACGTGAGAAATTTTCCTCAAAAAAACTACTTCTAATCCATTTATCCTGTCATATCTTCGTAAAAAACCACTCAACATCAGAAATACAAAGTGATGGCTCTCAGTAAATACACATGgtgtaaaaatataatttcACGATCTCTAGTGCCAACATTTTTAAGAAGGTCCTAGAATTTATATTCTACTAATTTGTAGTATATATTGTGCTACTTTACAGAATCTTTGGTGGAATCTCTGTATACACACTTCTCAGGTTTATATCATCGTCTTTTCTTCACATAAGCTGGTATAGATGAAATTATGGATATTTAATCTACTTTTGGGTATTTTTCTGATTCCTATGGAGGGAAAGATGTTATCACGTTCCAATGTTCTGAGCTACGAAAAGGGTGTGGCCGGAACCCAGAATCCAGGATCCCTGGAGGCGAAACTCATACCTTATGGCAAAAACTATATATTGCCTACAAATAAGGGTCTAAAGGCTATAGATTGGCATTTGTGTACCATAACGTGTGGTAGGTGTATAAGCCAATTATTCACTCTTACATGTAGGAACGTATTTATCGCAAGGTTTACTCATTAACATCCTATTCCTGATAATAGCAAACATCTCACAGATGCTACAAAACCAATTAGAAATTGACACTTCAAATCTTCTGCACGGAAAATTCTCTGGAATATTGACAGTGTCAATTGGAAGTTTTCTATCTTATAGAATCTCTGAGTTAATTTTCCAATATGTTATGAAACGCTACAACAATGATTCTTCATTAAAAAGATTATATGAAGTCATTGTCCCTAATAAGGCTTGTTTATATTGTGTACAATTACCTGTCAATATTGTAAACCGTTTAACATCTTTCCTCCAAAGTGAAAACAAGCTAAAACAAGAAGCTGTAGAGAACATAGTTGACTCGGAAAATACAAGGGTAAAGTCAGAAAAACTACAATCTACCAAAAGACAACTCTTAAAGAGAGAAATTGCCGTAATATCTGCATACAGTTTGGCAACATTTCTACTCCTGGGCGGAAAGTTTGTTCTACCATAAGCAAAACACTCATATTTTAGTTTGCATTCATTTACTCCTAGTGAAATAACTCACCCTGGCGCATATGCTATGCCAAAATTATCTCTGGAGGCAAACGGATACAAATATGCAACAAAGGCCCAGAAGAGAACCATCCAGAAAGTCGGGAAAACGTATGGTTGTCATACATGCGGATACATTTCACAGATTGAGCGTTATATTGCTGATCATCAACCGCCGTCTGGAGTGGTAAAACAACGTCTCAAAGGGAAATACATTTCATTCCTGTTGAAGCACAATCTTGTGCCTCTAAGTTTGGTGAAACCTAAGCAGCACTTCTATCCTCAATGTATAAAATGCTCTCAAATTCAATCACGCATTGTTCGGAAGAGACAGTTTGTTACACATTCACTGATACCTCGTACCCAGGCACAAGAGAATAACACACTATTGGACTCTAAGAGCATACCAACTATGTCCTACTACATTTTTCGCTACCAGGTTTGTATATCTAAGCACACACATTTTTCTTCATAGAGTGCTGTTTGATACTAAATGGTCGAAATTGGAAAGAGTTCAACCCTAATAATGGGGAGGTGGCGTTATAGACACAATTATTAACATTTAATAATGTATATCGCACTCATCTTTGTGTTTAGTATAACATTTATAGAAGGAACTATCATAGATGACACTTGTTATACTGAAAGTGCAAAGAGGTTGCTAGAAAAAACATCGCAGGGCTCGGATCCAGAGTTTCATAAGAGTTTGGAGGAATTCAGAGACTCACCATTCAGGGtagttttaaaatattGTCTAGGACCAAAAGGCGATGTTTCGAGTCACAAATTTGTTGAGTGTGTAACTTCACACAATTCCTGTACTGTGCCATGGTATAGTACAGTTAATTGGGAGTTCTGTCTATGCAATACAGTACACTGTATCGTCTCAAATTGCTTGCAATACTGGCTAGAAACGGGAAATCTGACCAACATTGATGTAAGTTTCATTATATATCAACAATCATATCTAGTGCTTTTCACACTGCCTCCCCAAATCATACAAGTGTATTGCTAAACAAACAGGCTCATTGAAGTCagaatattaaaaattaGGCATACTTTGTAAGCATTGCCTTaaattctttaaaatcaatCACACCATCATTGTTTGTGTCTACTTCCTTGAGAAGTTGCTGCCATTGCTCAGTTCCTAAATCTGTGATACCAAAGATTCTAGAAAGCTCGCTACAAGAAATTGTTCCCGAATTGTCAACGTCAAATAATTTAAAGGCCTTTTCGAGACGCTCCTTGGAGAAAAGTGTTCGACGGTCCATGGCAACAGTTaaaaattctaaaaattCTGTGAACTATaattaaaaacaaaccgCTATAATCAATGTAGCCGTTATTGTCAAAGTCAATTTCTTGCAAGATCAAGTCGACTTGCTCCTCAACACTTGAACGGTCCATAGTTTCAAATGCTTGTCCCTTAATCTGTACACAAAGATAAAAAACAAAGTTTACAAACCCTCAAGTATTCAATATAGCCTTCAATAAGCTCGGAACGATCCAATTGCCCATCACCATTCTTGTCCATGGAGTTGAATATTGCAGTTAGTGATTTACTCTCGTCACGAGTAAGAAGTTTTGATCCAATGTAAAGCATGGCAGCTTGGGAAAATTTTTGAGAGTAATGAAAGTTACGCATATTGTCAATAGACAATTCTAAGCTTGGTAAGTCAACTTGTTGATCACGGGTCATGAATGTAATCCAATGGTGTTCCAAAGCCTAaataatatatttaaatgataaacaaaataCCTCAGCGGCAGAAATACGTTTTGCTGGATTGTAAGAAAGCATACGACGTATAAGATCTTTGGCGGACTCTGAAACCTTTTGCCAGAGTGACATCTCAAAAGAATATTTTCCCGCCTGAACCTTTTTAATGATTTCAGCTTCTGATGCGCCATTAAATGGAGGAAATCCTAAACACATTTAAATTTCTATAGCGGAAACTTACCAGATAAAAGAATGTACAATATTACACCAATAGACCATATATCACATTTTTGATCATAGATTCCCTTTAGGACCTCTGGAGCAATGTAATATGCTGTACCGATCTTATCCTTTAGTTTAGATTCATCTGAATAGTATGTTGAAAGTCCAAAATCAATAATGCGTATATTCGAATTTGGAACTCTAGACTCAAGAATAAGGTTTTCGGGTTTCAAGTCACGGTGAACAATATTCTGACGATGCATGTATGTAATTCCACTCAAAATCTGTTTCGTAATTCTAGCGGCATCATATTCACTAAATCGTTTCCTGCTGACAATTTCGTCAAACAGCTCTCCACCGCTGTAGAGCTCAGTTACAAAATAATAGTATTTTTCGTCCTCAAAAAACTCGaaaattttcataataTTAGGATGATCCAAATCCTTTAGTACATTTACTTCCCTTAGCAATGATTCGTGGTCTCCTTTCTTTTTCAATGAGTTCTTGCTAATCACTTTGATGGCATACTGATTTCCAGTAGCGCGATGAATACAAAGCAAAACTTCACCAAAGGATCCTTTACCCAAAAGCTTCACTGCTTTATAGTTTTCCTTAAAGGAAGACTTTGTAAACTTGACAAACATCCCAGGAGTCGCCTTCAAACCACTGGAATCTCTGGAGCTAGC encodes the following:
- a CDS encoding hypothetical protein (encoded by transcript BEWA_043850A); translation: MTAPSCSAHHSSTPEGGVIYLGGHKDGLTSDPHTLMVSKSAMVNDEVFTIHLDSQITTGFEWMCLDVYPKGSYPIKSGNYHDALRDVLTKEHKENRSENGCKNHHISVSKFHTLKGSASSGILVSGAPERSAATLVIEKDVPLGSYVILLGYGSTFRNTDFPSFKEIHITVVE
- a CDS encoding conserved hypothetical protein (encoded by transcript BEWA_043880A), producing MLSRSNVLSYEKGVAGTQNPGSLEAKLIPYGKNYILPTNKGLKAIDWHLCTITCGTYLSQGLLINILFLIIANISQMLQNQLEIDTSNLLHGKFSGILTVSIGSFLSYRISELIFQYVMKRYNNDSSLKRLYEVIVPNKACLYCVQLPVNIVNRLTSFLQSENKLKQEAVENIVDSENTRVKSEKLQSTKRQLLKREIAVISAYSLATFLLLGGNEITHPGAYAMPKLSLEANGYKYATKAQKRTIQKVGKTYGCHTCGYISQIERYIADHQPPSGVVKQRLKGKYISFLLKHNLVPLSLVKPKQHFYPQCIKCSQIQSRIVRKRQFVTHSLIPRTQAQENNTLLDSKSIPTMSYYIFRYQVCISKHTHFSS
- a CDS encoding protein kinase domain containing protein (encoded by transcript BEWA_043900A) — encoded protein: MKMEKNTQLRGKSEPSPRRSSASSRDSSGLKATPGMFVKFTKSSFKENYKAVKLLGKGSFGEVLLCIHRATGNQYAIKVISKNSLKKKGDHESLLREVNVLKDLDHPNIMKIFEFFEDEKYYYFVTELYSGGELFDEIVSRKRFSEYDAARITKQILSGITYMHRQNIVHRDLKPENLILESRVPNSNIRIIDFGLSTYYSDESKLKDKIGTAYYIAPEVLKGIYDQKCDIWSIGVILYILLSGFPPFNGASEAEIIKKVQAGKYSFEMSLWQKVSESAKDLIRRMLSYNPAKRISAAEALEHHWITFMTRDQQVDLPSLELSIDNMRNFHYSQKFSQAAMLYIGSKLLTRDESKSLTAIFNSMDKNGDGQLDRSELIEGYIEYLRIKGQAFETMDRSSVEEQVDLILQEIDFDNNGYIDYSEFLTVAMDRRTLFSKERLEKAFKLFDVDNSGTISCSELSRIFGITDLGTEQWQQLLKEVDTNNDGVIDFKEFKAMLTKYA
- a CDS encoding hypothetical protein (encoded by transcript BEWA_043870A), producing the protein MLSGFLRRYDRINGLEVVFLRKISHVSESVIHSLLNGIKVANSRTEFDDLVRNVKLLSEYKYEDQNEARFSQGSASLETSKHPSSSRPGLPIKRDSDDEIQVSGDNEVIVLYSISNLVRKKNDSQELWIFLSDYTIKVLENWNFGHVYTLLEMLIGFKSRNDLVNKRIDLILHTLLNRVNSIIEEHYSSGSAEIINVHNSPLYGKSSTINKNVGKLLTTKQIISYKALWKLWSRLSFCKHLDSKITKHLMLTFMDSNKDEIDKFDLMAVVRTLDILFSDQKLLSKVEERLMLKFIKRFLKIYSYTKWNDDNNLHIKNNNIDIHQIRRSLSFLAQATHVFPTNLITLFTSNYCNHGFKNFLNVAHSVIIKFRNAYLNVSANLDNSESRLGQNDYQKDVKNALYYNNSKLFIKMFGNVIILMKYLDYVHIVNYSAVEKSYYIFKNEIAKLSMIFLQTMKFSDLMIKQSMCIYYLLVTAICDHFSKADSAIPLALIECALKVTSEMGASALVCTNSLESLRLLSHIDRIVSLRIRTYIPALNEVDSLCLKKMEELTKAFSLQYSYFLSTSLDNPSYRILYVTLMNKYGFFSPEIGYSFLKALDGNFENLSSHEIGMLCDLFLRIHFLIYRDNSEILELVKINIRSLVDMVSDKKIKLKTRNLTSLMLCMHTYGILPKCDTIKSIVLQRINHLNFNNLVKILPISNYFCINEHVVSALLGLGNEIEDLTPLVSLLESRNTDILKILGDLENIKIVDEDYFWGLYVSKKRNQQIFCRYFRGRSLDCTPVISLDDATKLLKFYIDTNADKSIPLYSKLQLLV
- a CDS encoding nucleosome assembly protein, putative (encoded by transcript BEWA_043860A) — its product is MKRSLEESTNLEVEGAEAHDSADKNPLLSHISEFDEVQKKLLQLDEECANEQMELQRKYDQKKQPFFKKRQEIIEKVPGFWCKALTHHPALSYLTSADLPILEHLKGIDLQDNLDNNGSYKLTLEFSEKAKEYMSPLVLVKHVEFDINKETVKECTKITWKPGKSPIEEALKARNNDRCIDWSIFEWFTEEEWVDRPDVGEIIRREIWHAPLAYYMDTVAMDYFDDEYNIVDDEEL
- a CDS encoding signal peptide containing protein (encoded by transcript BEWA_043890A) — its product is MYIALIFVFSITFIEGTIIDDTCYTESAKRLLEKTSQGSDPEFHKSLEEFRDSPFRVVLKYCLGPKGDVSSHKFVECVTSHNSCTVPWYSTVNWEFCLCNTVHCIVSNCLQYWLETGNLTNIDCFSHCLPKSYKCIAKQTGSLKSEY